CTGctgatgttttttctttctattaagaCTGAGTAGTGGGTTTGGATTTGCAGGCTGTGTGCAATGCTTATTGCGGTGAAACTTATGGGTCAACTGATTTTGATGTCCTTGAAAATGTTAGAGATGCAATTCTAAGGATGACGTATTACTGGTACGATACATTTATGTTAATTGTGTTGAAATAATTTATCTTGGATAAGTTAAGGCTGTGTGTAATGATTTCTGGAATGTTTTTTAGGTACAATTTTATGCCATTGTCTAGAGGCTCTGCTGTTGTTGGGTTTACCGTTCTGCTTGGATTACTTCATGCTGCAAATATGGAGTTTACAGGGAAAATCCCAAAGGGTTTACAGGTGGACTGGGAAGCCATTCTGAATTTTGATCCGAACTCCTTTGCAGAATCCGTTAAGAGGTGGTTGTATCCTTCTCTAAAGATTACGACTTCTTTGAAAGATTATCCAGATGTCGCATCGACTTTGGCAACAACAGGATCTGTAGTTGCTGCTCTGAGCTCCTCTGATGATTGACCTCCTATGAATACAGAGCAGGTAAGTTAGATGCACTATACGTTCGAGGGGTAATTCATGATTGAGCTCCTATGAATTGGTGATCCATGTTTCTTATAAATGGTGTGGTATTTTTACCATGAGAACTAGGAGTAACTATTAATGCTCTGCAAAACTCAAAACACGTAATAGCATCTTGTCTCTGAGCATGCGAATGGTTCTAACAATGCAACTTCAACCTCAATGCAGTGAGCAAAGCGATGTGTTGCTCTTCCCTGGAATGGAGTACTCTCTTCATGTGGACCAGAATCTCTCCCAATTAGACAAAAGATACCTCCGTTCCATACCACACCAATTTAGCATATCTTGCAGGCATTATGTGTTGTACAACATCTTAGAAATAATATAGTCGCAAAGCTTTAACCTGGTGCAGATCTCcatatattcaaaaataaatgctCATGTTTGCAGAAAGTCTGTTCATTAggataaataaacaacatatcaTTAGCTTTGTCGTTGTGTTTCATTTGGCTTGGTAATGATTGTATTTGATCGACATTTTCCTTTGTTGGTTTTGAGCACCTGCTAACATCCATTGGTTGTGTGCTGCATCTTCCTGCCGGAAACTGTGTGAACGCCCGGTCATTTTATATGCTTGGTTTATgtaatgtttgtttttcatgCGTTGATTTGTCCATATATGTGAAGGCTAGGATTCTTCATCGCTTTCCATAGACCATAGgctaagataaatttatttatttatttttttttctgtcccCCGGTAGAGTGTACATGAGGTCACTAAACTTGGTCTGTAAAGGAAGGGTCCCTGTGAATGCACGTACGCACCCACCCACCCACCCACCCAACATCCTCGATAGAGCCAGCTAACGTTAATGCACGGCAAAGCACTCATTTATTAACGGGAGATGAACAATATTAGTAACCAATTCCTCAGTATTCAAACAATTAGAGAGTTAGGTAAGATATTCCACATGCAAAATCAAGATTAGGTATTAGAAAAGATTTTGGTTAGATTTTCCAGTGGGAATTACGGTCTTAATTAGATAACAGGTCATAATCCGTAAGCATCAACGTATTTTGTGGGGAAATTTCAAGGTGAGTTTTCCGTTAGTCAGCTCGATAAAAGTTGTGGAGAAATGGTTAAGACAGAACTAAAGCAACaaaagtataaaatttaaatggcCTTCAGGTATCAGCGAAGACAGCTTCGAAATCGTGAGCAGTGGCTAGATGACAGTGCTTTTAATTTATACGAGCTATAGCTTGTTACAGTAATAAGCAAGTCCATGTCTCTCTgtttctattattattgttatgggCATGGCCATACAATAGGACGTTGATCTGCCTTGAAGCTTCCAAATTCGTTTCTCGGATTTACACGGTAGTTCAACACATCTCACTGCATCTTGAGCTGCCAATTCTGCAGCAATGGCCAGCAGCGTCTTTTCTCTGCCTTGACCTACCTTGCTTGCTTCTACTTCTCCGTTCCCCTTCCATAAACGATCCATCTGGAACTGAATCTGGCAAAGAACAGAGCTAATTTATGCTTTATGGACATAATTCAATCAATAATGCAATCTCAATGAGTATTTTGATTAAATAACTATCTAATCCTGTTAGTATTAAAAGCGGCTTAGAGAGCAAATTCTTCTTGCACTAGGATGAAGGAGATCATAGAATAGAAAGGCTCAGTTGACATCCAATGAGacccaaagaaatgaaatgatAATAGAAGAAGAGTTTCATTTTAAGAATATTAAGGTTACCACTCACCATTTCTCTCTCTGATCTCTGTCACTTGGCATTGGTCCTCTCCATGCTCTAGTACTTTTGGTTTTTCTACTTCAGCTTCATGTTTGTCTTTTGACTTGGCAACAGTTGCGAAAAGCCATGTTGCATTCATTTGCTTGTGAATCATACGGGCTGCGAAGTATGGGATCTTGGCATTCTTGGTTTTCTCAGCTTTCATGCGTCCATGGATGAACATTAAGCAGTCCATCAAACTCTCCTTAGCTAAACCTTTCATATCATAAGCCTGTGCCCTTCTCCAAAGACTCTTCCTGTGAGGATTCGCAGTGGTGGATAGGCACAAGGCTCTAGTTGTGTCACTGATTACAGCTTCAGGGTTGTTAAGCAGCAAATAACCCTGAGCTCTATTACTATACAGAACTATTCTCTCCTTTCTCATCTTTGATGGGCACAAATCCAGGGCTTTTGTGTATCTGGTAACAGCTTTTTCAATGTGGCCAGACCAAAactttttgtttccttcttgTTTCAGCATGCCTACcaagttttttctctttttcagcTCCTCCTCAGACATTAGCTCCTCCCTCTTTCTTCTCTCTACCATCAAATCCCATGTCTCCTTTAATGCTCTCTCAGCATCTTGGCTACTCAACTTCAAGTCACCATATTTGATCTTATGGTAATCCTGTAAGAGTGCCTGTGTTACTGCTTCTccgactttttttctttcattaaggCTTCTTAGCTCTACCAAATCAGCCAGGGATAAAGCTGCGGTGTTTATGACTATATATCTTGTATCCGTGTCTTTTAGAAGTAAGAGAAGACAATCAATAGCCAAACACTGCCAATCATCAGAAGATCTTGAGATATTGCATAAAATCTCTATCACTTCTTTGGAATTCGCTAAACTCTCTCTTCCAGTCTTGAAGTTGCACAGAGTTCTGATGCATCCTATTCCACCAGGCGATGCGCAATTTGCCAAGCCACCCCACATGCCGCCCAACTCCTTCAGGAAGTGTTTGTTGCAGATAAGATTTAGCGATCTTCCTTTGCAAGCAAAGCAGTTTAAGAGATGCAAGGACCAGCACTGTAACTGACTAGCCCATTCCTCAGCCTTTCTGTTCTCTATCTCCAAGTCTCCGAGCCCAGTTGTAAGCAGGTCCGAATGGTACTTCACTCTCTTGCTATCTTTAACACCAATAAACCTTCTATATACGGTTTTAATGCAATTGCAAGCTATTTCCATGGCCAACTTTATGATTTCAACTTCATGCTCGGCAATAGCTTCAAAGGTTCTCGCATGGCTAGCCAAGTGGCCTAGTGATCGAACCGCAACTCTTTGCTCAACCCAACTGATTTTGCCTCTCAGAAGTTCTATTAGAGGCAGAACCACATTCGATTTAACTGCTTTCTCGGCAAATTGAACTTTGTTCATGGT
This Populus alba chromosome 7, ASM523922v2, whole genome shotgun sequence DNA region includes the following protein-coding sequences:
- the LOC118047915 gene encoding uncharacterized protein, yielding MESQSQKKSLDRINSVQEPACTNPSCFFCTMNEQDPSLRKAKLARCFKEMPLRDDQEHVLVLRGIWNIAMTQPDDPEFPSLGVFDCMGKLILRAVNDKEWLLRDQNIYIPYYAAHVIGSYTMNKVQFAEKAVKSNVVLPLIELLRGKISWVEQRVAVRSLGHLASHARTFEAIAEHEVEIIKLAMEIACNCIKTVYRRFIGVKDSKRVKYHSDLLTTGLGDLEIENRKAEEWASQLQCWSLHLLNCFACKGRSLNLICNKHFLKELGGMWGGLANCASPGGIGCIRTLCNFKTGRESLANSKEVIEILCNISRSSDDWQCLAIDCLLLLLKDTDTRYIVINTAALSLADLVELRSLNERKKVGEAVTQALLQDYHKIKYGDLKLSSQDAERALKETWDLMVERRKREELMSEEELKKRKNLVGMLKQEGNKKFWSGHIEKAVTRYTKALDLCPSKMRKERIVLYSNRAQGYLLLNNPEAVISDTTRALCLSTTANPHRKSLWRRAQAYDMKGLAKESLMDCLMFIHGRMKAEKTKNAKIPYFAARMIHKQMNATWLFATVAKSKDKHEAEVEKPKVLEHGEDQCQVTEIRERNDSVPDGSFMEGERRSRSKQGRSRQRKDAAGHCCRIGSSRCSEMC